A genomic stretch from Plasmodium reichenowi strain SY57 chromosome 2, whole genome shotgun sequence includes:
- a CDS encoding hypothetical protein (conserved Plasmodium protein, unknown function~part of same gene as PRSY57_0201500B~gap found within coding sequence), with product MLKKYIILIYIGVILNFITKNNNVVSVPEPFLSQNKDSFEEKKYTYGDNLQLWASTINTPQTQSQENEDINKEIKNTIIKTNNFPSTLHEKFPHNIQLTNKENKEDEQNKQNKDKKNIVSNKLLGNNEQNNYIPKSIQKPQNCVKNQSNKFPRSYPEFFDIYFGPIDELMDETDYSSDDLEDQLYYGYRGIEHDIDETDFNIESISGYSDSMNKMKYENTQIDNNKGKKTTNTMEKNKKNRDKKRSEKRRTKENYKYKKENQNIENHIPESKYKQERIEILDDNGKELKSHKNIKEEKGGIEKTDTTNIAEIKIRKEERETKDEKEKNLQQLVKDVQLIKVEEVINDKKVVKVGEKTKDDKKEDKEGTDDEKATGDEEATDDQENKVESEEDKEESEKNKEETEEDKEESEKNKEETEEDKEESEKNKEETEEDKEESEKNKEETEED from the coding sequence atgttaaagaaatatattatattaatatatatcgGTGTAATTCTAAATTTCATAactaaaaataataatgtagTGTCTGTTCCAGAGCCCTTTTTATCACAAAACAAAGATTCttttgaagaaaaaaaatatacgTATGGGGATAATTTACAATTGTGGGCATCAACTATTAATACCCCTCAAACACAATCAcaagaaaatgaagatataaataaagaaataaaaaatacaataataaaaacgAATAATTTTCCAAGTACCTTACATGAGAAATTTCCTCATAATATTCAATTAACcaataaagaaaataaagaagatgaacaaaataaacaaaacaaggataaaaaaaatatagtaAGTAATAAATTATTGGGAAACAATGAAcagaataattatattcCAAAATCAATACAAAAACCACAGAATTGTGTCAAAAATCAAAGCAATAAATTTCCACGTAGTTATCCAGaattttttgatatatattttggACCCATAGATGAACTTATGGATGAAACGGATTATAGTAGTGATGATTTAGAAGATCAACTATATTATGGTTATAGAGGAATAGAACATGATATTGACGAAACAGATTTTAATATAGAAAGTATATCAGGATATAGTGATTCTATgaataaaatgaaatatgaGAATACACAAATTGATAATAACAAAGGAAAAAAAACTACAAACACTATGGaaaagaacaaaaagaaTAGAGATAAGAAACGTTCTGAAAAAAGGAgaacaaaagaaaattataaatataagaagGAAAACcaaaatatagaaaatcATATACCTGaaagtaaatataaacaagAAAGAATTGAGATATTAGATGATAATGGAAAAGAATTGAAATCCcacaaaaatattaaagaagaaaagGGGGGAATAGAAAAAACTGATACTACTAATATAGcagaaataaaaataagaaaagaagaaagagaaacaaaagatgaaaaagaaaaaaaccTTCAACAGCTAGTAAAAGATGTACAATTAATAAAAGTTGAAGAAgtaataaatgataaaaaagTAGTAAAAGTTGGGGAAAAAACGAAAGACGACAAAAAAGAAGACAAAGAGGGAACAGATGATGAAAAAGCTACAGGTGATGAAGAAGCTACAGATGATCAAGAAAACAAAGTAGAATCAGAAGAAGACAAAGAAGAATCagaaaaaaacaaagaaGAAACAGAAGAAGACAAAGAAGAATCagaaaaaaacaaagaaGAAACTGAAGAAGACAAAGAAGAATCagaaaaaaacaaagaaGAAACTGAAGAAGACAAAGAAGAATCagaaaaaaacaaagaaGAAACTGAAGAAGAC
- a CDS encoding hypothetical protein (conserved Plasmodium protein, unknown function~part of same gene as PRSY57_0201500A~gap found within coding sequence): NHHPYHIIKQQQNRNPHHMAFGQQQYFPHYNPLEQRNHHPYHIIKQQQNHNPHHMAFGQQQYFPHYNPLEQQNHHPYHIIKQQQNHNPHHILQLQKKHHPQGIPKKQPYNNIPYILKKGLGPKTHNHVREDQRNIKHGVVKGQEPHVDDMHNNTKEHMNFKNTTAVKQPASHINNNSSEKQIQHVYNKSPETPARHTNNISLEKQNSHKYNVNIQDRHDPVYYKYEDMLKRDKALFTIINNICELEFNSTKNYLMEIINNDKLKHNSLNDTEVILKEITKTENELFSLKLPLEIKVSMALRITERLRAFIFDKDLTAYYIKKLKDIFKLETEAAKNYYYYVKYQNTFSDKKLLVNNLDSIKLYYESQINKNFISIPKDKIPGAIYRISNLVNDLIFLLPQSNANKAL, from the coding sequence AATCATCACCcatatcatattataaaacaaCAGCAAAATCGTAATCCACATCATATGGCATTTGGACAACAACAATATTTCCCGCACTATAATCCATTAGAACAACGGAATCATCACCcatatcatattataaaacaaCAGCAAAATCATAATCCACATCATATGGCATTTGGACAACAACAATATTTCCCGCACTATAATCCATTAGAACAACAGAATCATCACCcatatcatattataaaacaaCAGCAAAATCATAATCCACATCATATTTTACAACTACAGAAAAAACATCATCCACAAGGTATACCAAAGAAACAaccatataataatattcctTATATCTTAAAAAAGGGGCTGGGACCCAAAACTCATAACCATGTAAGAGAAGATCAACGTAATATTAAACACGGTGTTGTAAAGGGACAAGAACCACACGTTGATGATATGCATAACAATACAAAAGAACATAtgaattttaaaaatacaacCGCTGTAAAACAACCAGCAAgtcatataaataataattcatcagaaaaacaaattcaacatgtatataataagtcTCCTGAAACACCTGCAAGacatacaaataatatttcattagaaaaacaaaatagtcataaatataatgttaATATACAAGATCGACATGATCctgtatattataaatatgaagatATGTTAAAAAGAGATAAAGCTTTGTTTACAATTATCAACAACATTTGTGAACTGGAATTTAATTCTACAAAAAACTATTTAATggaaataattaataacGACAAATTAAAACATAATTCTTTAAATGATACTGAAGtcatattaaaagaaataacTAAAACTGAAAATGAATTGttttctttaaaattaCCATTAGAAATTAAAGTATCAATGGCTCTTCGTATAACTGAACGTTTACGTGCCTTTATTTTTGATAAAGATTTAACAGcgtattatataaaaaaattaaaagatatatttaaattagAAACGGAGGCAgcaaaaaattattattattatgtaaaatatCAAAACACGTTTAGTGATAAAAAACTTTTGGTTAATAATTTAGATTCAATAAAATTATACTATGAATCacaaattaataaaaattttattagCATACCCAAAGATAAAATACCTGGAGCTATATATCGTATATCCAACTTAGTTAAtgatttaatttttttacttCCACAATCAAATGCAAACAAAGCATTATAA
- a CDS encoding early transcribed membrane protein 2 translates to MKLSKILYFFAALLALNFITPRDYNSMVEAKAAKKLTPAEIKKRNQNIMIYSSIASAVALLIGGAVGLGIHLHKNNKGDNKKGTSGTKKTDTKPVNPSISSTIYRS, encoded by the coding sequence atGAAACTCTCCAAAATCTTATATTTCTTCGCAGCCCTCTTAGCTCTCAACTTCATTACCCCAAGAGATTACAATAGCATGGTAGAAGCAAAGGCAGCCAAAAAATTAACACCAGcagaaataaaaaagagaaatcaaaatataatgatatacaGTTCTATAGCCTCGGCAGTTGCTTTACTTATTGGTGGTGCAGTAGGTTTAGGTATTcatttacataaaaataacaaagGAGACAACAAAAAAGGTACTTCAGGAACAAAAAAAACTGATACCAAACCAGTAAACCCATCAATATCTAGTACCATATACAGATCctaa